Part of the Eikenella corrodens genome is shown below.
GCGATCCCTACGGCGAAGGCTGGTTCTTCCGCATCAAGCCGGCCAACCCTGCCGACTTAGACGGTCTGATGAACGCCGAGCAATACGCTGCCGAAATCGCCTAATCCGCCAACCAACAGCCTGAAAGCCGCAACGCTTTCAGGCTGTTTCCATTTCCGCCCACACAGCAGGTTTGCCCAAAGGCTACCTGAACCCCACCCATCCATGAACAGACGACAATTTCTCATCAGCAGCGCCATCCTCGCCCTGGCCGCCTGCGGCAAACGCCGCAACCGTGCTCAAGCCCTCCCCAAAGGCAGCACCGTGCTCGCCTTAGGCGATTCCCTCACCTATGGCTACGGTGCCGCCCCCGCTGCTGCCTATCCCGTGCAGCTGGCCGGGCTCACCGGCTGGGAAGTCATCAACGGCGGCGTATCCGGCGACACCACCGCCGACGCCCTTGCCCGCCTGCCCGGGCTGATGCGGCAACAGCCCAAGCTCGTCATCATCAGCATCGGCGGCAATGACTTCCTGCGCAAACTGCCAGAAAGCACCACCCGCACCAACATCGGCAAAATCATCCAAACCGTGCAGGCCGCCAACATTCCTGCCGTACTGGTGGCCATCCCCCATTTCACCGTGGGCGCACTGTTCGGCAAACTCAGCGACCACCCGCTCTACCAAGAAATAGCCGAGCAATACCAAATCCCCTTGCTGAGCGGCGCTTGGTCGGAAATTCTCGGCGATAAGGATTTGAAGTCCGACCAAATCCATGCCAACGCCGAGGGCTACCGCAAATTTGCCGAATTACTGAAAGCGTTTTTGGAAGAACAAGGGTTGGCTTGAAACCGCCATTGAGGCTACCTGAAAAACAAAAGCATCAGGCGCAAAGGCTGTCTGATGCCGGTAGGCTGTGCGGGTTTAGCTGCCCGCCGCGCTGAAGGCTACCTGAAAACGAGGCTTCCGAAGGAAGCCGAGTTTCTGCGGAGCTAAAACGGGCTACAGCCAAACGGCCGCGCCGCTTCTAACCCACATTGTGCCGCAGGCAATAAGTGAGTCGGAATTGCAATGATACGGCGTTGGCAAACAAGCCCGTCCAATCCGCCAACCCAGCCGAACGGATAC
Proteins encoded:
- a CDS encoding GDSL-type esterase/lipase family protein → MNRRQFLISSAILALAACGKRRNRAQALPKGSTVLALGDSLTYGYGAAPAAAYPVQLAGLTGWEVINGGVSGDTTADALARLPGLMRQQPKLVIISIGGNDFLRKLPESTTRTNIGKIIQTVQAANIPAVLVAIPHFTVGALFGKLSDHPLYQEIAEQYQIPLLSGAWSEILGDKDLKSDQIHANAEGYRKFAELLKAFLEEQGLA